In Pleuronectes platessa chromosome 5, fPlePla1.1, whole genome shotgun sequence, a single genomic region encodes these proteins:
- the zgc:162608 gene encoding uncharacterized protein zgc:162608 has translation MHRKAVIFALSFLTISAYPLHRDTREATWTDSKANQAHGKTDLTKDVDNLYKSHLDSSSLYNKEDDHNTNPMVEEMQRKLIMESERLRTRLRQELAELHVRLSPSPAQLSSTLASLRELLAPFSQQLQSSLSSITQELCGQLSLYLQDLDTADARAETGSAARHQETFHWMTQALDGSSSKLANIITDFHGKTAGVIERFTETSANEEEAARSDVWQVMSSRLGQEVSSLRVETQNMAGALKVGLAALLETSVPSEAEVTASVERFCRKAASLSQVFQIQMEKLFQEPEEQRASSLSPSSSSSSSTQPAGSLQEDFSVKLSALIHDILHSV, from the exons ATGCATCGAAAAGCCGTGATCTTCGCCCTGTCATTCTTGACAATTTCAG CGTACCCACTGCACCGTGACACCAGGGAAGCAACCTGGACTGATTCAAAAGCAAACCAGGCTCATGGCAAGACAGACCTCACAAAGGATGTGGA tAACCTCTACAAAAGTCACCTGGACAGCAGCAGCCTTTACAACAAGGAGGATGACCACAACACAAACCCTATGGTAGAAGAGATGCAGCGCAAACTCATCATGGAGTCAGAGCGTCTGCGTACTCGTCTGCGCCAGGAGCTGGCCGAGCTGCATGTCAGGTTGTCCCCATCTCCAGCCCAGCTCAGCTCCACCCTGGCCAGCCTCAGGGAGCTCTTGGCTCCCTTCAGCCAGCAGCTTCAGAGCTCCCTCAGTAGCATCACCCAAGAGCTGTGCGGCCAGCTGAGCCTCTACCTGCAGGACCTGGATACAGCAGATGCCCGGGCAGAGACAGGCAGTGCGGCTCGCCACCAGGAGACCTTCCACTGGATGACACAAGCCCTGGACGGAAGCAGTTCCAAGCTGGCCAACATCATCACTGACTTCCATGGTAAAACTGCCGGGGTGATTGAACGTTTCACAGAGACCAGTGCTAACGAGGAGGAGGCAGCCAGGTCAGACGTCTGGCAGGTGATGAGCTCCAGGctgggacaggaagtgagttCACTGAGGGTGGAGACACAGAACATGGCGGGGGCTCTGAAAGTAGGGCTCGCTGCTCTGCTGGAAACCTCAGTACCTTCTGAAGCTGAAGTGACAGCGAGTGTGGAGCGGTTCTGCCGGAAGGCTGCCTCACTGAGCCAAGTGTTTCAGATCCAGATGGAGAAGTTGTTTCAGGAGCCGGAGGAGCAGAGAGCCTCCagcctgtctccctcctcttcctcctcttcatccacgCAGCCTGCAGGCTCTCTGCAGGAGGACTTTTCAGTTAAACTCTCAGCTCTGATCCACGACATTCTGCACTCAGTGTAG